From a single Ischnura elegans chromosome 7, ioIscEleg1.1, whole genome shotgun sequence genomic region:
- the LOC124163004 gene encoding uncharacterized protein DDB_G0286299-like, with translation MQPKYFIAIALILSVADLARPIGHRYDVDDQDEDYDSREREETEEDDEEESAEAEEDDEEEEERREEVRRANVSALLPPTSSPVPFTTSTPQEDQEGILEKAETDAPTTTQTSPTFEPPEDQSERQKLTYHSFVRKGMGDQRVLKKEKEEDEEESKYLSRGIGRGSLRDSTTTERSLRRESSRSSPARVSTAAPSRGYAVRETPAEGCNPAINTVADSAEATKPQYDWRRGRMSRRRDTTESTTEAPSRGRWQRGSTRGRTTTTTTAAPSTAKDWRARAIDRRRGIRSTTTTPATTSTTTEGSLKVESRGSAGKKYTSPPRRGKEKKPKGHYVEYEESELFEDGKPVVKKKRVQKLLDDEEEGNNGTSRASNSPEGDDSAEQPSDPAHRISSSSREKDEDGEEEEEYRLSPSSRQSKKRKNDFHKNDHYDLEKYFHHRDDDEDHYGSHYGHGSESRGVGRKHYDPYQDYFDFVYSITHPHDEHSHHNHHGLHGQPSRHRSHGVEEDSVPEGSSFRKRYYKAWRTSDKDAEDEDGDKREKRRSRRKRRTEKVRDYWEDEL, from the coding sequence ATGCAGCCTAAATATTTCATAGCCATAGCCCTCATATTAAGCGTCGCGGACTTGGCGAGACCCATCGGCCATAGGTACGACGTCGACGACCAAGATGAAGACTACGACAGCCGAGAGCGAGAAGAGACGGAGGAAGATGACGAGGAGGAGAGCGCGGAAGCAGAGGAGGAcgatgaagaggaggaggagagacgGGAAGAGGTGAGGAGGGCAAACGTCTCCGCCCTCCTACCTCCCACTTCATCCCCAGTCCCTTTCACCACGTCCACGCCGCAAGAAGATCAGGAGGGGATCCTGGAGAAAGCAGAGACAGACGCTCCGACCACAACGCAAACCAGCCCAACATTCGAACCACCGGAGGACCAATCCGAGAGACAGAAACTGACTTATCACTCCTTTGTCCGAAAGGGCATGGGAGACCAGAGAGTGCTGAAGAAAGAGAAGGAGGAAGACGAAGAAGAATCCAAGTACCTCAGTCGCGGAATTGGCAGAGGATCCCTGAGAGACTCCACAACTACGGAGAGGAGTCTCAGGAGAGAATCCAGCAGGAGTTCCCCAGCTAGAGTTTCCACGGCTGCCCCTTCCAGAGGTTATGCTGTGAGGGAAACGCCGGCCGAGGGGTGTAACCCAGCCATCAACACGGTCGCAGATTCTGCAGAGGCGACGAAGCCGCAGTACGACTGGAGAAGGGGGAGGATGTCAAGGCGGCGAGACACGACGGAGAGTACCACGGAGGCTCCATCACGTGGGAGGTGGCAGAGGGGGAGTACCAGAGGAAGGACCACCACAACAACCACGGCAGCACCATCGACAGCGAAGGACTGGAGGGCCCGGGCAATCGACAGGAGAAGAGGGATACGATCGACGACCACCACGCCAGCTACGACCTCGACAACAACCGAGGGGTCGTTGAAGGTCGAATCCAGGGGATCAGCCGGGAAGAAGTACACCAGTCCGCCCAGGAGAGGGAAGGAGAAAAAACCCAAGGGGCACTACGTCGAGTACGAAGAGAGCGAGCTGTTCGAGGATGGAAAGCCCGTCGTAAAGAAGAAGCGGGTGCAAAAGCTTCTGGACGACGAGGAAGAAGGTAATAACGGCACGTCCCGGGCGTCGAACTCTCCGGAAGGCGACGACTCGGCAGAGCAACCCAGCGACCCCGCTCACCGCATCAGCTCCAGTTCGCGGGAAAAAGACgaggacggagaagaggaggaagagtaTAGGCTGTCACCGTCGTCCAGGCAAAGTAAGAAGAGGAAGAATGACTTCCACAAGAACGACCACTACGACCTCGAGAAGTATTTCCACCACCGGGACGATGACGAGGACCACTACGGCTCCCATTACGGTCATGGATCGGAGAGCCGTGGGGTGGGACGGAAGCACTACGATCCCTACCAGGACTACTTCGATTTCGTGTACAGCATCACTCACCCTCACGACGAGCACAGTCATCACAACCACCACGGTCTGCACGGACAACCCTCGCGGCACCGCTCGCACGGCGTGGAAGAGGACTCCGTTCCAGAGGGTAGCTCTTTCCGCAAGAGGTACTACAAGGCGTGGCGCACTAGCGATAAGGATGCAGAGGACGAGGATGGAGACAAAAGGGAGAAGAGGAGGAGCAGGAGAAAGAGAAGAACTGAAAAGGTTAGGGACTATTGGGAAGACGAACTGTAA